Proteins from a genomic interval of Euwallacea fornicatus isolate EFF26 chromosome 1, ASM4011564v1, whole genome shotgun sequence:
- the Gp210 gene encoding nuclear pore membrane glycoprotein 210, giving the protein MTKKLQSICTLLLTLLHVISASKLNVPRVLLPIFNDFQTQFVLEATEGGCYKWTTTRSDIIQLTLIDEDREMQCSAKVVVQTVTKEAARNIAVVLSEEVHSKQNLRCDVIVDVIHSLAITTTTKELFMEEAPEAFEVKAFDDQGNEFSSLELIEFEWNIVPLGPSKESVIRYITYRDSPYEVPLGIQNLEDENKKGYSILLEGIKSGSAKVTVRLPYPEYKHVETHEVQLMIVANLLISPAEVYVMPGDIVPFKIFYINNGRMAEIAMPDKQYYLEAEDTAVASSYKHLGNVTALKLGKTRIVLRDRNVDKNDPLLKLPAATFHVVQPEYIVLNVLPHKNWAILVGQHHDVVAEVYDSLDHKLFLGESARLYLEATPEFYITSQSPNGSWLTGYGVKQGIATVQAALKTSADGYIKLASPITARADLMIYPAITIEPSDVILPWDPITRPKYDIDLIAKGGDGRFLWSSSDNSIGVVSQSGHVKTHSNGFFEVSAVMMRNHHNRQSAKFIILPPSRLEIVEFVMEAEVGTPVYLHIALYAEDVRPDGSTTLVPFTRCQELPFQVKQSDVKFKQNKSAVLPPIGISCGNIAMVGLNVGTTKVTVTYFQNGRALEDAVTVSAFKQLHLLQPTKDVVLTVGSSINLVYTGGPRPIVGRTNDHQKTVVSENEAIAQGKDITQFHTIQGEDFTVVQVLCRKLGETDIKLMITNNPASSNCQGQTSSIITRVVCGKPRRITLQPELQITDSSNCPMDLSSGNVVVQSTKLIDIDVNLWDDSGNRFLNFSSLNLEWRVSPFKAGIVVSKDGIFQKNISVGSVPIADKSFQSFMPRIDVGALEVNVTVLGYNKEVLSKNSINSEWPEFLGPEDKDVEQQPIKASLALYLVEDTTLSDSSLTLFNHPGNKKTISVLQGSGFFEIALSADDIVDVTYLESTKELEITPLRSGEVVIQLLDLCLMSKPAQLGVTVVSIGIIRVDMPGKVEVSKCIQCNVKLYDENDNLMDIPELNMVDLRPEFEDNIANIQRAEQSPKDPWGVGEIRYIVTGVELGDTKLIFTATSNEEDVTSAPIDLQVFQPLKLHPRNGTVLIGASIQLVIKGGPQPDTEIIFTVAEDKIAKVSDKGIITGSAVGKTRLHAKAMGMHPTSGKSMVYSEDSVEVTVIALSGVKIGAPLTRFRVGATVPFWCFGLPDISPVVLGTVNDPPITFRWFVDDKLLVDLTGVYHPLGINIGRADRIALKLTGLQPGLTRVTINVSAPGFVANKPNVQSVAFSAFVDIEIVDQFLLTKPKHVQETSLLMAPFSHIQLETNMDIVTDVIYSLPGDQIPSTELSADKAVYSSSDRIVTLTSGGLLQSYGTLGHVMLIITSVDPNGLKQRLNIVVEVKPIQYMSLTIQTYWRISFNNPLRNVPLGTDFLLVAAYHDNVGNVFHAGPTSLKVRTSRSDLIKVQSFSENGTIWISTKKEGHTMLKVWADGIQKTTDYIKIHVEQSVKPVLDHLTMGDTVCLWYPVVSKYNTSGVWKSSDPKLVEVNPAQDIAFVGNKVGTVTLTHSFLMSAPIYLTILPVHAIEFLLQPNFVLTNGEPQSVHRFVMVLQSKKSVGVKTNNLIQGWRCKVDVRKLVRPQGFRCLMKFSNESLSITANQLFDISNSWVPETGQYACELINTNLNNSDTSTLDTNLTLWATTEDGEITSPPQNIKFLPAVHVEDVLYLQESGNIGEMLVKGLPEVLEQLSVTPADSTILFVSHLKSTDQYYKKYKVELVDYHWRLANMENAMGINVVSPITKQSIKVMVKVTGGFKEDQCTFGRSPIRNFLQNYKYAMAMAVAMVGIFLLTFYFYSTYMQPVVNVNVNPTGRSGVSPACVANRSLLLQTRSPPSPIMCTSVNTSGHSPTGGCKFNCSCRRNGSSEPVYGDASTFYTNTPDVRRNRKFM; this is encoded by the exons ATGACAAAAAAGCTTCAGAGCATTTGTACTCTACTCCTAACGTTGCTGCATGTGATAAGCGCATCAAAACTTAATGTTCCCCGCGTTCTACTTCCAATTTTCAATGACTTTCAAACCCAGTTTGTGTTGGAAGCTACCGAAGGAGGATGCTACAAATG GACTACAACGAGATCTGATATTATACAACTGACCTTAATCGACGAAGATCGAGAGATGCAGTGTTCAGCTAAAGTTGTTGTGCAAACAGTCACGAAGGAGGCTGCCAGAAACATTGCAGTGGTGCTATCTGAGGAGGTGCATTCCAAGCAAAATTTGAGGTGTGACGTTATTGTGGATGTTATTCATTCATTGGCCATTACTACGACTACTAAGGAGCTTTTTATGGAGGAAGCTCCTGAAGCTTTTGAGGTGAAGGCTTTTGATGATCAAG GAAATGAGTTTTCCTCCTTGGAGCTAATTGAATTTGAATGGAATATCGTTCCTCTGGGTCCCAGCAAAGAGTCAGTAATAAGGTATATAACTTATAGAGACTCACCCTACGAGGTTCCTCTAGGTATACAGAACCTTGAAGATGAAAATAAGAAAGGTTATTCAATACTGCTTGAAGGCATCAAGAGCGGCTCTGCCAAG GTAACAGTACGACTACCATACCCCGAATACAAACATGTTGAGACTCATGAGGTTCAATTAATGATTGTTGCCAATCTTCTCATAAGCCCTGCTGAGGTTTATGTAATGCCAGGCGACATTGtaccatttaagatattttac ATCAATAATGGCAGAATGGCCGAAATCGCGATGCCAGATAAACAGTATTATCTGGAAGCTGAGGACACAGCTGTAGCAAGCTCTTATAAGCATTTGGGCAATGTAACTGCATTGAAATTAGGGAAAACTAGAATAGTACTCAGGGATCGTAATGTGGATAAAAATGACCCTCTTTTAAAACTCCCTGCAGCTACTTTTCATGTGGTGCAGCCTGAATATATAGTCTTAAATGTTCTCCCACACAAAAATTGGGCCATTTTAGTTGGCCAGCATCATGATGTAGTCGCAGAAGTGTACGATAGTTTAGACCACAAGCTCTTTCTTGGAGAGTCTGCTCGGCTTTATTTAGAAGCCACACCAGAGTTCTACATCACCTCTCAAAGCCCCAATGGAAGTTGGTTGACTGGATATGGAGTTAAACAGGGAATTGCCACAGTGCAAGCTGCATTAAAGACTTCAGCTGATGGGTATATCAAACTGGCCTCTCCAATAACAGCGAGAGCTGATTTAATGATTTATCCAGCGATAACTATAGAGCCTTCAGATGTAATATTGCCTTGGGACCCAATTACCCGCCCCAAATACGACATTGATTTGATCGCCAAAGGGGGCGATGGGAGATTCTTGTGGTCAAGCAGCGACAATTCTATTGGAGTGGTCAGTCAATCCGGACACGTCAAAACACATTCCAACGGCTTCTTCGAAGTATCTGCAGTCATGATGCGCAACCACCACAACCGACAATCTGCAAAATTCATAATTCTCCCGCCGTCAAGGTTGGAAATAGTGGAATTTGTAATGGAAGCCGAAGTAGGCACTCCTGTGTACTTGCACATTGCCCTCTATGCGGAAGACGTTCGGCCAGATGGCAGCACCACTTTAGTGCCATTTACACGTTGTCAGGAACTGCCGTTTCAGGTCAAGCAAAGTGACGTCAAGTTTAAACAGAACAAATCAGCGGTGTTGCCGCCAATAGGGATTTCCTGCGGAAATATCGCGATGGTAGGACTGAACGTGGGGACCACTAAAGTGACAGTgacgtattttcaaaatggtcgCGCCTTGGAGGACGCGGTGACGGTGAGCGCGTTCAAACAGTTGCACCTGCTGCAGCCAACGAAGGACGTCGTTCTGACAGTTGGGTCCAGTATTAATTTAGTATATACAGGTG GTCCTCGACCTATCGTAGGCAGAACGAACGACCACCAAAAGACAGTGGTCAGCGAGAATGAAGCCATCGCCCAAGGCAAGGACATAACCCAATTCCACACAATTCAAGGCGAAGACTTCACCGTGGTGCAAGTCCTATGTCGAAAATTAGGCGAAACCGATATCAAACTGATGATAACCAACAACCCGGCATCCTCGAACTGCCAAGGACAAACCAGTAGCATCATTACCCGGGTGGTTTGTGGGAAACCTCGCAGAATCACCTTGCAGCCCGAATTGCAAATTACCGATTCATCGAATTGTCCGATGGATCTCAGCTCCGGTAACGTCGTAGTGCAAAGCACGAAATTGATCGACATTGATGTCAATCTGTGGGACGATAGCGGGAATCGGTTTCTCAATTTTAGTAGCTTAAATTTGGAATGGAGGGTGTCTCCGTTTAAGGCCGGAATTGTTGTAAGTAAAGAcggaattttccagaaaaatatcTCTGTTGGGAGTGTTCCGATTGCCGATAAAAGCTTTCAATCCTTTATGCCGCGTATCGACGTGGGAGCTTTGGAAGTGAATGTTACTGTCCTGGGATATAATAAAGAGGTTTTAAGCAAGAACTCTATAAATTCAGAGTGGCCGGAATTCCTAGGGCCTGAAGATAAAGATGTGGAACAGCAGCCAATCAAAGCGTCTTTGGCTTTATATCTAGTAGAAGACACAACATTGAGCGACTCCTCTTTAACTCTATTCAATCATCCtggtaacaaaaaaacaatatcagTGCTCCAAGGCTCAGGCTTCTTTGAAATCGCCCTCAGCGCTGACGATATCGTCGATGTGACTTACTTGGAAAGCACCAAAGAACTGGAAATCACCCCGTTACGATCTGGGGAAGTGGTCATACAACTCCTCGATTTATGCTTAATGTCCAAACCAGCCCAATTGGGGGTCACCGTAGTTTCAATTGGTATAATACGAGTGGATATGCCTGGTAAAGTTGAAGTCAGCAAGTGCATTCAATGCAACGTGAAACTGTACGATGAAAACGATAATTTAATGGATATACCCGAACTGAATATGGTAGATCTGAGGCCAGAATTCGAGGACAATATTGCGAATATCCAAAGGGCCGAACAGAGCCCCAAAGACCCTTGGGGAGTGGGCGAAATCCGTTATATAGTAACAGGCGTAGAATTAGGCGATACAAAGTTGATTTTTACTGCTACAAGCAACGAGGAAGATGTCACCAGCGCACCCATCGATTTACAAGTTTTTCAGCCTTTGAAACTACACCCACGCAACGGGACTGTACTGATTGGGGCTTCAATTCAGTTGGTGATTAAGGGAGGCCCACAGCCGGATACTGAGATTATTTTCACGGTGGCGGAAGACAAAATCGCGA AGGTGTCTGATAAGGGGATCATCACGGGGTCTGCAGTAGGAAAAACGAGGCTCCATGCTAAGGCGATGGGGATGCATCCGACTAGTGGCAAGAGTATGGTGTATTCGGAG GACTCAGTTGAAGTGACAGTGATCGCACTGTCGGGAGTAAAAATAGGAGCCCCCTTGACCAGATTCCGCGTCGGGGCGACGGTCCCCTTCTGGTGCTTTGGTCTCCCAGATATCTCCCCGGTAGTTCTGGGCACAGTCAACGACCCCCCCATCACTTTCAGATGGTTTGTAGACGACAAACTTCTGGTAGATTTAACTGGCGTCTACCATCCTTTAG GGATCAACATTGGCCGTGCGGACCGGATTGCCCTGAAACTGACGGGTCTTCAGCCCGGTTTAACCCGGGTCACAATAAACGTGTCCGCACCGGGATTTGTGGCGAATAAACCCAACGTGCAGAGCGTCGCTTTTTCCGCTTTCGTGGACATTGAAATTGTGGACCAATTTTTGCTGACTAAACCAAAACACGTGCAGGAAACCTCGCTGCTCATGGCCCCATTTTCGCACATACAATTAGAAACCAACATGGACATTGTAACTGACGTGATTTACTC CTTGCCAGGGGACCAGATACCGTCGACAGAGCTTTCGGCCGATAAGGCCGTTTATAGTTCTTCAGATAGAATTGTCACCCTTACTTCGGGAGGATTACTGCAGTCTTATGGCACTTTGGGACATGTTATGCTTATAATTACCTCGGTTGATCCGAATGGGCTAAAGCAACGCCTAAATATTGTTGTGGAG GTAAAACCAATTCAATACATGAGTCTCACGATCCAGACATATTGGAGAATAAGTTTTAACAATCCTCTAAGAAACGTGCCTTTAGGTACTGATTTCTTGCTTGTAGCTGCCTACCATGATAATGTGGGAAACGTTTTTCATGCAGGGCCTACAAGCTTGAAAGTGCGCACCAGCAG AAGTGACCTAATTAAAGTTCAATCCTTCTCTGAAAACGGTACCATCTGGATAAGCACCAAAAAAGAGGGACATACTATGCTGAAAGTGTGGGCGGATGGCATTCAGAAAACTACAGACTATATTAAAATCCACGTAGAACAGTCTGTAAAGCCCGTGTTG GATCACCTCACCATGGGTGATACAGTATGTCTCTGGTACCCAGTGGTTTCTAAATATAACACCTCGGGGGTGTGGAAGAGCAGCGATCCTAAGTTGGTAGAAGTAAACCCAGCCCAGGACATCGCTTTCGTGGGCAATAAAGTCGGCACCGTGACGTTAACCCATTCATTTCTGATGTCGGCCCCGATTTATCTGACCATTCTGCCGGTGCACGCCATTGAATTTTTGCTTCAGCCAAATTTCGTACTGACCAATGGCGAGCCGCAATCGGTGCATCGGTTCGTGATGGTGCTGCAAAGCAAAAAAAGCGTTGGGGTCAAGACTAATAATCTG ATTCAAGGCTGGAGATGCAAAGTTGACGTAAGAAAACTAGTCCGTCCTCAAGGCTTCCGatgtttaatgaaattctccAACGAATCTCTGTCAATCACTGCAAACCAACTATTTGATATTTCCAATAGCTGGGTGCCAGAAACAG GACAATACGCCTGCGAGTTAATCAACACGAACTTGAACAATTCGGACACTTCAACGTTGGACACCAACCTCACCCTTTGGGCTACAACCGAGGACGGAGAAATCACCTCGCCGCCGCAGAACATCAAGTTCCTACCCGCAGTTCACGTTGAGGACGTGCTTTACTTGCAGGAAAGTGGCAACATTGGAGAGATGCTGGTTAAAGGACTACCCGAAGTGCTTGAGCAGCTATCG GTTACCCCCGCGGATTCCACCATTTTATTCGTCAGCCACTTGAAATCCACCGATCAATACTATAAGAAGTATAAAGTAGAGCTGGTGGACTATCACTGGAGGTTGGCGAACATGGAGAATGCCATGGGGATCAATGTGGTGTCACCCATTACCAAACAAAGCATAAAA gTAATGGTGAAGGTAACTGGAGGGTTCAAGGAGGACCAATGCACTTTCGGACGGTCCCCCATcagaaattttcttcaaaactaCAAGTACGCCATGGCAATGGCTGTTGCGATGGTGGGGATATTCCTGCTAACGTTCTATT tttacTCGACCTACATGCAACCCGTCGTCAATGTCAACGTAAACCCGACAGGCCGCTCAGGCGTGAGCCCTGCATGCGTAGCGAATAGGTCCCTATTGTTGCAAACTCGTAGCCCCCCTAGCCCCATTATGTGCACGTCCGTCAACACCTCCGGGCACAGCCCAACCGGGGGATGCAAGTTCAATTGTAGTTGTCGCAGAAATGGTTCCAGTGAACCCGTTTACGGCGATGCCAGCACTTTCTACACAAACACTCCCGACGTGAGGCGGAATCGAAAGTTTATGTGA
- the LOC136341001 gene encoding tubulin beta chain-like, which yields MREIVHIQAGQCGNQIGAKFWEVISDEHGIDPTGTYHGDSDLQLERINVYYNEATGGKYVPRAVLVDLEPGTMDSVRSGPFGQIFRPDNFVFGQSGAGNNWAKGHYTEGAELVDSVLDVVRKEAESCDCMQGFQLTHSLGGGTGSGLGTLLISKIREEYPDRIMNTFSVVPSPKVSDTVVEPYNATLSVHQLVENTDETYCIDNEALYDICFRTLKLTTPTYGDLNHLVSATMSGVTTCLRFPGQLNSDLRKLAVNMVPFPRLHFFMPGFAPLTSRGSQQYRALTVPELVLQMFDAKNMMAACDPRHGRYLTVAAIFRGRMSMKEVDEQMLNIQNKNSSYFVEWIPNNVKTAVCDIPPRGLKMSSIFIGNSTCIQELFKRISEQFTSMFRRKAFLHWYIGEGMDEMEFTEAESNLTDLVSEYQQYQDATAEEEGEFDEEEDVDEVENC from the exons atgcgaGAAATCGTACATATCCAAGCTGGCCAATGCGGGAACCAAATCGGCGCTAAA TTTTGGGAAGTTATTTCTGACGAGCACGGCATAGATCCCACCGGCACTTATCACGGGGACTCGGACTTGCAATTGGAAAGAATTAACGTTTATTATAACGAAGCTACGGGGGGGAAATATGTGCCCCGAGCTGTGCTCGTAGACCTCGAACCCGGCACCATGGATTCGGTCCGATCTGGTCCATTCGGGCAAATTTTCCGGCCGGACAATTTTGTTTTCGGTCAAAGTGGGGCTGGAAATAACTGGGCCAAAGGTCACTACACCGAAGGTGCTGAATTGGTCGATTCTGTTTTGGATGTGGTGCGAAAAGAGGCTGAAAGCTGTGATTGCATGCAGGGCTTTCAATTGACGCACTCCTTGGGAGGAGGCACTGGATCTGGATTGGGTACTTTACTAATCTCAAAAATCAGAGAAGAATATCCCGACAGGATCATGAATACATTCTCAGTAGTGCCTTCTCCTAAAGTCTCGGACACAGTAGTAGAGCCATATAACGCCACATTATCAGTGCATCAACTCGTAGAAAACACCGACGAAACTTACTGCATAGACAACGAGGCCTTGTATGATATCTGCTTTAGAACCCTAAAGCTGACCACTCCTACTTACGGAGATTTGAACCATTTAGTGTCGGCGACAATGTCTGGGGTGACCACATGCTTGCGATTCCCCGGCCAACTCAACTCTGACCTCAGGAAGTTAGCTGTCAACATGGTCCCGTTTCCACGATTGCATTTCTTCATGCCCGGATTCGCCCCTTTGACCTCGAGAGGTAGTCAACAATACCGAGCTCTCACAGTTCCAGAACTAGTGCTGCAAATGTTTGATGCGAAGAACATGATGGCCGCTTGCGATCCACGTCATGGCAGATACCTGACCGTGGCCGCCATTTTCAGAGGCAGAATGTCCATGAAGGAGGTGGATGAGCAGATGCTCAATATCCAGAACAAAAACAGCAGTTATTTTGTAGAGTGGATTCCCAATAATGTCAAAACTGCGGTGTGCGATATTCCTCCGAGAggcttaaaaatgtcgtcaaTATTTATTGGAAACTCTACATGTATCCAAGAGTTGTTCAAGAGGATTTCTGAGCAATTTACTTCGATGTTCCGAAGGAAGGCGTTCCTGCATTGGTATATTGGGGAAGGGATGGATGAGATGGAGTTTACGGAGGCCGAATCCAACTTGACCGATTTGGTATCCGAATATCAGCAGTACCAAGACGCCACTGCAGAAGAGGAAGGAGAATTTGATGAGGAGGAAGACGTCGACGAGGTGGAAAATTGTTAG